A single window of Aspergillus puulaauensis MK2 DNA, chromosome 5, nearly complete sequence DNA harbors:
- a CDS encoding putative GNAT family acetyltransferase (COG:S;~EggNog:ENOG410PXZD;~InterPro:IPR000182,IPR016181;~PFAM:PF13508;~go_function: GO:0008080 - N-acetyltransferase activity [Evidence IEA]) — translation MPPRFQVRPITTTDFPALTQNLWEAFETPYQGLLRLFFPILHNDRQGSLQTCIAGQVDEYNQQQLHLTWIKVVDTHADDYIAAAAKWYFYETDPHSNTHLEGESQAVADWYPEGVSREFATKAFRQFERPREKMARRAHAFLHIAFTMPSYRRQGLGRLLVDWGLRIADERGLEAWLDASEFGAGLYEQYGFRRILTNVVKPVPDRELSEEEKGEWEGCERALLPIAYTLMWRPPGGRFVEGETLVPWEEEGLVS, via the exons ATGCCCCCCCGCTTCCAAGTCCGCCCCATAACCACCACCGacttcccagccctaacgCAAAACCTCTGGGAAGCCTTCGAAACACCCTACCAGGGCCTTCtgcgcctcttcttccccatcctGCACAATGACCGCCAGGGAAGCCTGCAGACCTGCATCGCCGGCCAGGTAGACGAATAcaaccagcagcagctgcatCTAACCTGGATCAAAGTGGTTGATACACACGCGGACGATTACATCGCGGCGGCTGCGAAGTGGTATTTCTACGAGACGGATCCGCATTCTAATACCCATCTTGAGGGAGAGAGTCAGGCTGTGGCGGATTGGTATCCAGAGGGTGTTTCGAGGGAGTTTGCGACGAAGGCGTTTCGGCAGTTTGAGCGGCCGCGCGAGAAGATGGCAAGGAGGGCTCATGCTT TCCTGCACATTGCATTCACAATGCCGTCTTACCGGAGGCAAGGACTCGGCCGTTTACTCGTGGACTGGGGTCTACGCATCGCCGACGAACGCGGTCTCGAGGCGTGGCTGGATGCATCCGAGTTCGGGGCTGGTCTGTACGAGCAGTATGGATTCAGGAGGATCCTTACCAATGTTGTAAAGCCTGTTCCGGATCGGGAgctgagcgaggaggagaagggggagtGGGAGGGCTGCGAGAGGGCTTTGTTGCCGATTGCGTATACGCTGATGTGGAGGCCGCCTGGGGGGAGGTTTGTAGAGGGGGAGACGCTGGTTccgtgggaggaggaggggttggtTTCTTGA
- a CDS encoding putative MFS maltose transporter (COG:G;~EggNog:ENOG410PJQU;~InterPro:IPR005829,IPR005828,IPR003663,IPR036259, IPR020846;~PFAM:PF00083,PF07690;~TransMembrane:7 (o56-79i138-157o236-257i380-403o409-431i452-469o481-499i);~go_component: GO:0016020 - membrane [Evidence IEA];~go_component: GO:0016021 - integral component of membrane [Evidence IEA];~go_function: GO:0022857 - transmembrane transporter activity [Evidence IEA];~go_process: GO:0055085 - transmembrane transport [Evidence IEA]) has protein sequence MSTDSADRNAPPSEKGEKVEKVDEKIDVHQAEILADAVDGENHEHEMGVWEAAKQYPWACFWAFIMCFTIVMESFDMFLNTNFVALQHFSKVYGVQTGEDSYAIPTRWQSALFQAGQCGAFIGVYLAGPITNRIGYRWTTLVGLVLMNATIFVSFFADSLTLLVVGQALEGVPWGFFIANSPAYASEIVPLPLRAACTATLQMSWSIGSIIVAGATYAYNGLENEWSWRVPLALQWIFPTPLMVLIFIAPESPWWLIRRGRKDEALRSIKRLGAKDEAQAHQSLAMMERTVKIEESIGGSPTLLDLLKGTDLRRTIITCLVYASQNFAGNLIANQATYFFEQAGIPHSRAFQLNLITTCLQFVANAVSWGLTSWFRRRTVFLWGTGTNVMFLFILGICASVPQTNKTNYAQACLGVIISVVYAGAQGPISYTIISETSSVRLRALSTAVGRSAYYITEIPMIYLASRMLNTTGWDLAGKCGYVWGCTALFCWVVAYFFLPELKHRSYREADILFNRKVPARKFKTTVIGVEENE, from the exons ATGTCGACGGACAGCGCCGACCGCAATGCGCCCCCCagcgagaagggcgagaaagTCGAGAAAGTCGACGAAAAGATCGACGTGCACCAGGCTGAGATCCTCGCCGACGCCGTCGATGGCGAGAACCACGAGCACGAGATGGGCGTGTGGGAGGCAGCCAAGCAGTATCCCTGGGCCTGCTTCTGGGCGTTCATCATGTGCTTCACCATCGTCATGGAGTCGTTCGACATgttcctcaacaccaacttcGTCGCGCTGCAGCACTTCTCCAAGGTGTACGGCGTGCAGACGGGCGAAGACAGCTACGCCATTCCAACCCGCTGGCAGAGCGCGCTCTTCCAGGCTGGACAGTGCGGTGCGTTTATCGGCGTCTATCTGGCTGGCCCGATCACCAACCGCATTGGATATCGCTGGACGACCCTGGTGGGATTGGTCTTGATGAATGCCACCATCTTCGTCTCGTTTTTT GCCGACTCGCTCACCCTCCTTGTCGTCGGACAAGCGCTGGAGGGCGTCCCCTGGGGCTTCTTCATTGCAAACTCGCCCGCCTACGCCTCGGAGATTGtccctctgcctcttcgaGCTGCGTGCACGGCAACCCTGCAGATGAGTTGGTCGATTGGttccatcatcgtcgccggCGCCACCTACGCCTACAACGGATTGGAGAACGAGTGGTCATGGCGTGTGCCGCTTGCCCTGCAATGGATCTTCCCT ACGCCCCTGATggtcctcatcttcatcgccccCGAGTCTCCATGGTGGCTTATCCGTCGCGGCCGCAAAGACGAGGCCCTCCGCTCCATCAAGCGCCTCGGTGCGAAGGACGAAGCCCAGGCTCACCAGTCCCTGGCCATGATGGAGCGAACGGTCAAGATTGAAGAGTCGATCGGTGGCTCCCcgaccctcctcgacctgcTCAAGGGCACCGACCTCCGACGAACAATCATCACCTGCCTGGTCTACGCATCCCAGAACTTCGCGGGCAACCTCATCGCCAACCAGGCCACCTACTTCTTCGAGC AAGCCGGAATCCCACACAGCCGCGCCTTCCAACTAAACCTCATCACAACCTGTCTCCAATTCGTCGCCAACGCCGTCTCCTGGGGTCTGACATCGTGGTTCCGCCGCCGCACCGTCTTCCTCTGGGGCACCGGCACAAACGTCAtgttcctcttcatcctgggAATCTGCGCCTCCGTCCCCCAGACCAACAAGACGAACTACGCCCAGGCCTGTCTGGGCGTGATCATCTCGGTCGTGTACGCCGGCGCCCAGGGGCCCATCTCGTACACGATTATCTCAGAGACGTCGTCTGTGCGTCTGCGCGCGCTGAGTACGGCTGTCGGCCGGTCTGCGTATTATATCACGGAGATTCCGATGATTTACCTGGCGAGTCGCATGCTGAATACGACCGGCTGGGATCTGGCGGGCAAGTGTGGGTATGTCTGGGGCTGTACGGCGCTGTTTTGTTGGGTTGTGGCGTATTTCTTCCTGCCTGAGTTGAAGCATCGCTCGTATCGTGAGGCGGATATTTTGTTTAATCGCAAGGTGCCGGCTAGGAAGTTTAAGACCACTGTtattggggttgaggagaatgAGTAG
- a CDS encoding putative GABA permease (COG:E;~EggNog:ENOG410PFXK;~InterPro:IPR002293;~PFAM:PF00324,PF13520;~TransMembrane:12 (i37-54o74-98i119-147o167-187i194-216o236-256i277-298o318-345i374-394o406-424i457-480o492-511i);~go_component: GO:0016020 - membrane [Evidence IEA];~go_function: GO:0022857 - transmembrane transporter activity [Evidence IEA];~go_process: GO:0055085 - transmembrane transport [Evidence IEA]) — protein MKTPFSDPHELHGSARDSDSDDAVLARLGKKQVLRRNFGLVSMLGFSCTILVTWEGLTSLFLLPLTNGGPAGTVYGFIFVWIGTACVFVVLSELASMAPTSGGQYHWVSMLAPPSSVRFLSYISGWLTVIGWQATFATACYLTGTMIQGVVVLTHPDYVPAYWHPTMYYWAVVAFAVGINVVGRSVLPRLEGLILVVHILGFFAVMIPLVSLAEIGSARDVFTQFNNQGNWSSDGLSFFVGLIGCVFAFAGGDAAVHMSEEIENARVVVPRSILLSVLINGMLGFGMLIAVLFCLGDLDTALASPTGYPFMEIFRNGTGSVGGAAAMSAVVITVCICSSTGMMAATSRQFWSFSRDRGVPGWRLWSRVSPSTSIPVWSVVLTTVVSFLLALIPIGSEVAFNDLCAMSISGLYVSYILVAALLLWRRLNKTIYLSADSNEPVNTIGAKLVWGPFHVPGIWGVLVNIFAIVYALIVVFFSFWPSETPVVLETMNFSVVGTVSVILLSIVYYYARARHVYTGPIIETHY, from the exons ATGAAGACCCCATTCAGCGACCCCCATGAGCTGCATGGCTCCGCGAGGGACAGCGACTCCGACGATGCTGTCCTGGCACGACTGGGCAAGAAGCAAGTTCTGCGC CGGAACTTTGGGCTGGTGTCTATGCTCGGGTTCAGCTGTACGATTCTCGTCACTTGGGAGGGTCTCACAAG TTTGTTCCTTCTGCCATTGACCAA TGGTGGCCCCGCTGGGACTGTATATGGCTTTATCTTTGTTTGGATCGGTACCGCGTGtgtttttgttgttctgTCGGAGTTGGCTTCAAT GGCTCCAACTTCCGGAGGACAGTACCACTGGGTTTCCATGCTGGCTCCTCCTTCGAGTGTCAGATTCCTGAGCTACATATCCG GATGGCTCACGGTGATCGGGTGGCAGGCAACCTTCGCCACAGCCTGCTATCTAACAGGCACCATGATCCAAGGAGTCGTCGTCCTCACGCACCCAGACTACGTGCCCGCGTACTGGCATCCGACAATGTACTACTGGGCCGTCGTCGCCTTCGCAGTCGGAATCAACGTTGTCGGCCGCAGCGTCCTCCCCAGGCTCGAAGGCCTGATTCTCGTCGTGCACATCCTGGGCTTCTTCGCGGTCATGATCCCGCTGGTTTCGCTGGCAGAGATCGGCTCGGCCAGGGACGTCTTTACCCAGTTTAACAACCAGGGGAATTGGTCGTCGGACGGACTGTCGTTCTTTGTTGGTCTGATTGGGTGTGTTTTTGCCTTTGCTGGTGGCGATGCTGCTGTTCAT ATGTCAGAGGAGATTGAAAACGCCAGGGTCGTCGTCCCCCGGTCCATCCTGCTCAGTGTCCTGATCAACGGCATGCTGGGCTTCGGTATGCTGATCGCGGTGCTGTTCTGCCTGGGAGACCTCGACACGGCCCTGGCCTCGCCAACTGGATATCCATTCATGGAGATATTCCGCAACGGGACGGGCTCTGTTGGAGGCGCTGCTGCCATGTCTGCCGTCGTTATAACGGTGTGTATCTGCTCCTCGACCGGCATGATGGCTGCGACCTCTCGCCAGTTCTGGTCGTTCTCGCGCGATCGAGGTGTCCCGGGCTGGAGGTTATGGAGTCGA gtttctccatccacttccaTCCCAGTCTGGTCGGTTGTGCTCACGACAGTAGTCTCCTTCCTCCTGGCGTTGATCCCCATCGGGTCTGAAGTAGCATTCAACGACCTATGCGCCATGTCCATCTCCGGCCTGTATGTGTCGTACATCCTAGTCGCAGCTCTACTCTTGTGGAGGCGTCTCAACAAGACCATCTACTTATCAGCCGATTCCAATGAGCCCGTGAACACGATCGGCGCAAAGCTGGTCTGGGGCCCGTTCCATGTCCCTGGGATCTGGGGCGTGCTGGTCAACATCTTTGCCATTGTCTACGCGCTTATTGTGGTGtttttcagcttctggcCGAGCGAGACGCCGGTTGTGCTGGAGACTATGAACTTCAGTGTCGTGGGCACAGTCAGCGTTATCCTGCTGAGCATTGTGTACTATTATGCCCGTGCTCGTCATGTATACACGGGTCCTATTATCGAGACTCACTACTAG
- a CDS encoding alpha-L-arabinofuranosidase B (CAZy:CBM42;~CAZy:GH54;~COG:G;~EggNog:ENOG410PKJG;~InterPro:IPR038964,IPR013320,IPR036195,IPR007934, IPR015289;~PFAM:PF09206,PF05270;~SECRETED:SignalP(1-17);~go_function: GO:0046556 - alpha-L-arabinofuranosidase activity [Evidence IEA];~go_process: GO:0019566 - arabinose metabolic process [Evidence IEA];~go_process: GO:0031221 - arabinan metabolic process [Evidence IEA];~go_process: GO:0046373 - L-arabinose metabolic process [Evidence IEA]), with the protein MSSRTALYLALTSVAAAAPCDIYSSGGTPCIAAHSTTRALYSSFSGALYQVQRDSDGSTTTISPLSAGGVADSATQDTFCSGTTCLITIIYDQSGQGNHLTQAPPGGFDGPESNGYDNLASAIGAPVTVNGNKAYGVFVSPGTGYRNNEAAGTATGDEAEGMYAVIDGTHYNDGCCFDYGNAETNSLDTGNGHMEAIYFGTNTAWGSGAGSGPWLMADLENGLFSGRSASSNSGDPSISDRFFTSVLKGGPDQWAIRGASAVSGSLDTYYSGVRPDADGYNPMSKEGAIILGIGGDNSVSAQGTFYEGVMTSGYPSDETEDAVQADIVAAKYATAPLTSGDALTAGSSISIRATTACCTTRYLAHTDSTINTQVVSSSSSAALKQQASWTVRTGLGNSACFSFESVDTPGSYIRHADFALLLGEDDGSKLFAEDATFCPQEGLNGEGSAIRAWSYPTRYFRHFDNVLYIASNGGVHEFDAAASFTDDVSWVVGDGFA; encoded by the coding sequence ATGTCTTCACGCACTGCTCTATATCTCGCCCTCACCtccgttgctgctgccgccccCTGTGACATCTACTCCTCCGGCGGCACACCCTGCATCGCCGCCCACAGCACCACCCGAGCCCTATACAGCTCCTTCAGCGGCGCCCTGTACCAGGTGCAGCGCGACTCCGACGGCTCTACAACCACCATATCCCCCCTATCCGCCGGAGGGGTCGCAGACTCTGCCACCCAAGACACCTTCTGCAGCGGCACAACCTGCCTCATCACCATAATCTACGACCAGTCCGGCCAGGGCAACCACCTCACCCAAGCACCGCCAGGAGGCTTCGACGGGCCCGAATCCAATGGGTACGACAACCTGGCCAGCGCCATCGGCGCCCCTGTAACCGTCAACGGAAACAAAGCCTACGGCGTCTTCGTCTCGCCGGGAACCGGGTACCGCAATAACGAGGCCGCGGGGACAGCCACGGGCGATGAGGCGGAGGGGATGTACGCCGTGATCGACGGCACGCATTATAACGACGGGTGCTGCTTCGACTACGGCAATGCCGAGACGAACAGTCTGGACACGGGGAATGGGCATATGGAGGCGATTTACTTCGGGACGAATACGGCCTGGGGGTCTGGCGCTGGCAGTGGGCCGTGGCTTATGGCGGATCTTGAGAATGGGCTGTTCTCTGGTCGGAGTGCCAGTAGTAATAGCGGGGACCCGTCTATCTCGGATAGATTCTTTACTTCTGTCCTGAAGGGGGGACCGGATCAGTGGGCTATTCGCGGGGCGAGTGCTGTTTCTGGGTCGTTGGATACGTATTATAGTGGTGTGCGGCCGGATGCGGATGGGTATAACCCTATGAGTAAAGAGGGGGCTATTATCCTCGGGATTGGCGGTGATAACAGCGTCAGCGCCCAAGGGACTTTCTATGAAGGGGTCATGACATCGGGGTATCCGTCTGATGAGACTGAGGACGCAGTGCAGGCTGATATCGTCGCGGCCAAGTACGCCACTGCGCCGTTGACGAGCGGCGACGCACTCACGGCTGGCTCCTCGATTTCGATCCGTGCGACGACAGCTTGTTGCACGACGCGGTATCTGGCGCATACGGATTCAACTATAAACACGCAGGTCGTATCCTCGTCTAGCAGTGCAGCCCTAAAGCAACAAGCCAGCTGGACCGTGCGGACGGGACTCGGAAACAGCGCCTGCTTCTCGTTTGAGTCTGTCGATACGCCGGGTAGTTATATCCGACACGCGGACTTtgcactgctgctgggtgaagatgatgggtCGAAGCTGTTTGCTGAGGACGCGACGTTTTGTCCGCAGGAGGGTCTGAATGGGGAGGGCAGTGCGATTCGGGCGTGGAGTTATCCGACGAGGTACTTCAGGCACTTTGACAATGTGCTTTATATTGCGAGTAACGGGGGAGTGCATGAGTTTGATGCGGCGGCGTCGTTTACTGATGATGTTAGTTGGGTGGTGGGCGATGGCTTTGCTTAA
- the SNU13 gene encoding RNA binding protein snu13 (COG:A;~EggNog:ENOG410PMV3;~InterPro:IPR004038,IPR002415,IPR029064,IPR018492, IPR004037;~PFAM:PF01248;~go_component: GO:0005730 - nucleolus [Evidence IEA];~go_component: GO:1990904 - ribonucleoprotein complex [Evidence IEA];~go_function: GO:0003723 - RNA binding [Evidence IEA];~go_process: GO:0042254 - ribosome biogenesis [Evidence IEA]) has translation MAEDTNAAWPVADEALSQQLLDLVQSAGHYRQIKKGANETTKTLNRGTSELVILAADTTPLPIILHLPLLCEDKNVPYVYVPSKLALGRATGVSRPVIAASITTNEASDLTAQIRALKIQVERLMI, from the exons ATGGCCGAAGATACCAACGCCG CCTGGCCCGTCGCCGACGAAGCTCTCTCgcagcagctcctcgatcttgTCCAGTCTGCCGGACATTACCGTCAAATCAAGAAGGGCGCTAACG AGACCACCAAGACGCTGAACCGCGGAACATCCGAGCTCGTAATCCTCGCGGCCGACACAACCCCCCTCCCGATTATTCTTCACCTGCCCCTCCTGTGTGAAGATAAGAACGTCCCTTATGTCTACGTCCCTAGCAAGCTGGCCCTCGGCCGTGCCACCGGTGTTTCGCGCCCTGTTATCGCTGCTAGCATTACCACCAACGAGGCCAGTGATCTTACAGCCCAGATCCGGGCCCTGAAGATCCAGGTTGAGCGCCTGATGATCTAA
- a CDS encoding uncharacterized protein (COG:S;~EggNog:ENOG410Q269) encodes MKKLLNLQPLRLWGKFRDVELYLEMHGQEILRFLLFVAHPQFFFYHGSFTESGLRFRETQAKRQDLYLTVASKLGGVKIAPHFYECVHRPALYGQFDKFSRSLVVQLEAEADTQLRAAFPIRYEEIESSAKIFSDASEPEKANTPDPVIQHLTLSETIERDSRKECSRRRSQFVNLSQALIEAVGQIFVDSLSLRSLAQGKFILDTGSEWDEASELDQLPVPILTWIQDQDGLKIDQIPISSKEELFVAYDLLSPTGYKSTNMSLITVALKVATWYVSKVKKRRHPSVQDLIVPGVPPYNIMQRKCAKCGDRVLDDAFACFARADPRKYVIWYRRYGCGRHSCRPDGMGFANLVPLDQNQGYRVATRKSLQCLRTGGWEEYLLRCTPQERSDVQQIVQTICKGCRKQPFEDKQPRWTSQIPSRYVIPVRGCNGCKERFSSFIPIDAGVHTITKAALSKKWKDLKTGGIEPADYPRRPDILWSRKTHLTKLKELEYARDLSLQEEAELKLPPSLKRKRNFNSKNRVRH; translated from the exons atgaagaagctTTTGAATCTCCAGCCCCTTAGGTTATGGGGGAAATTTAGGGACGTGGAGCTGTATTTGGAGATGCACGGCCAGGAAATCTTGCGATTCCTTCTTTTTGTCGCCCATCCGCAGTTCTTTTTTTACCATGGAAGCTTTACAGAGAGTGGACTTCGGTTCAGAGAGACACAAGCAAAGAGACAAGATCTCTATCTAACTGTTGCCAGTAAACTAGGTGGCGTCAAGATAGCTCCGCATTTCTACGAGTGTGTCCATCGCCCTGCTCTCTATGGTCAGTTTGACAAGTTTAGCAGGAGCTTAGTGGTACAACtggaagccgaagccgataCTCAACTTCGCGCCGCGTTTCCTATAAGATATGAAGAAATCGAGTCTTCTGCCAAAATATTTTCCGACGCATCAGAGCCGGAGAAAGCAAATACTCCGGACCCAGTTATCCAGCACCTAACTTTGTCAGAGACCATTGAGCGTGATTCTCGGAAGGAG TGTTCGCGACGTCGTTCACAATTTGTCAACCTGAGCCAGGCACTCATTGAAGCCGTAGGACAGATTTTCGTTGACTCGTTGTCCCTTCGCAGCTTGGCACAGGGCAAATTCATATTGGATACAGGTTCAGAATGGGACGAGGCATCGGAACTGGACCAATTGCCTGTTCCAATCCTCACATGGATCCAGGATCAAGATGGCTTGAAGATTGATCAAATACCAATTTCATCCAAGGAAGAGCTATTCGTCGCATATGATTTGTTGTCGCCTACAGGGTATAAGTCGACTAACATGTCTCTCATAACAGTTGCTCTCAAAGTGGCAACCTGGTATGTTTCAAAGGTGAAGAAGCGGAGACACCCAAGTGTCCAAGATCTCATTGTTCCCGGCGTCCCACCTTACAATATCATGCAAAGAAAGTGTGCAAAATGCGGCGACCGAGTCCTAGATGATGCATTTGCGTGCTTCGCCCGGGCAGATCCCAGGAAATACGTTATCTGGTATCGTAGGTACGGTTGTGGCCGTCATAGTTGCCGTCCAGATGGCATGGGCTTCGCAAATCTCGTTCCGCTAGACCAAAACCAAGGCTATCGAGTGGCAACTCGTAAAAGCCTCCAATGCCTACGAACTGGTGGATGGGAGGAGTACTTGCTTCGCTGTACCCCGCAGGAGCGGAGTGATGTCCAGCAAATAGTCCAAACTATTTGCAAAGGCTGCAGGAAACAACCTTTTGAAGACAAACAGCCGCGCTGGACATCGCAGATCCCAAGCAGGTATGTAATTCCAGTCCGGGGCTGCAATGGCTGCAAAGAAAGGTTTTCCTCTTTTATCCCAATCGATGCTGGGGTTCATACCATTACAAAGGCTGCCTTGTCGAAGAAATGGAAGGATCTGAAAACGGGGGGTATTGAACCGGCCGATTATCCGAGGCGACCAGACATTCTGTGGTCGCGCAAAACGCATTTGACAAAGTTGAAGGAGCTTGAGTATGCGAGAGACCTGTCCcttcaagaagaagcggagcTCAAACTACCGCCCAGTCTGAAAAGGAAGCGGAATTTCAATAGTAAAAATAGAGTCAGACACTAA
- a CDS encoding uncharacterized protein (COG:S;~EggNog:ENOG410Q0Q8;~SECRETED:SignalP(1-17);~TransMembrane:1 (n6-13c17/18o220-244i)), protein MARYRSLLVSSLTTASAVCYYPNGNSDDNPLNGRCASIEDQASACCAINRANPSGGSADASDDGQTADLCMKNGLCKNIKTERENGTNRNVTLTSYWRGLCSTPEWPEANCVDVCSSGSTAGSTTQLTSCDGTDNSTEWCCGDSDGCCGTSSAVTIAPVLALASVSSSSSSSTSSSTSSSTSSSTSSSTSSSTSSSTSSSTPTTATATAAATDSSLSTGAMAGIGVGAGVGAVVIFCALGYLWIRHRKPSPADKNIDSYSAVWPHGQDPRKEMVPVEVEGSNMGGMHELNAGELRHELGVK, encoded by the exons ATGGCGCGGTATCGCAGCCTACTGGTGTCGTCCCTCACCACCGCATCCGCAGTATGCTACTACCCCAACGGCAACAGCGACGACAACCCGCTCAACGGCCGGTGCGCATCAATCGAGGACCAAGCAAGCGCCTGCTGCGCGATCAACCGGGCGAACCCATCCGGCGGCTCCGCAGATGCCTCAGACGATGGCCAGACGGCAGACCTGTGCATGAAGAACGGCCTGTGCAAGAACATCAAGACGGAGCGTGAAAACGGCACAAACAGAAACGTCACGCTCACCTCGTACTGGCGGGGTCTATGCTCTACGCCCGAGTGGCCGGAGGCGAACTGTGTCGATGTTTGCAGCTCTGGATCT ACTGCCGGGTCGACGACACAACTGACATCCTGCGATGGGACGGACAATTCGACGGAATGGTGCTGTGGTGATAGTGATGGCTGCTGCGGGACTTCTTCTGCTGTTACCATTGCCCCTGTGCTCGCTCTGGCCTCTgtatcctcatcctcatcctcatccacgtcctcatccacgtcctcatccacgtcctcatccacgtcctcatccacgtcctcatccacgtcctcatccacgtcctcatccactccaactacagcaacagcaacagcagcagcaacagactCAAGCCTATCAACAGGCGCCATGGCCGGAATCGGAGTCGGCGCTGGAGTCGGCGCCGTAGTAATATTCTGCGCGCTGGGATATCTCTGGATACGGCACCGGAAGCCATCGCCGGCAGACAAGAATATAGACAGCTATAGTGCTGTTTGGCCTCATGGGCAGGATCCGCGCAAGGAGATGGTGccggttgaggttgaggggtCGAATATGGGAGGCATGCATGAGTTGAATGCGGGCGAGTTGAGGCATGAGTTGGGAGTAAAATAG
- a CDS encoding uncharacterized protein (COG:S;~EggNog:ENOG410PNMB;~InterPro:IPR016181), translating to MTRPAVTTLGPEHAERVAEVIAAAFSTSLFTAYLLRTPESTWPTDNIPADIVGAHFKKSVTSRAEQGAELVEAGNFAAVAVWFPPGNPISTAGVTDPRILEYREKFGQVKEEHLQGRDYWYLNLIGRHPERTEPGVVRALVDPYFKKAREQGVPLYLEAITEHARDVYEHMGFRTIAEVPLGVGRTNSRGELDENGEGIVLYGMMAE from the exons ATGACACGGCCAGCCGTGACAACCCTCGGACCCGAGCATGCAGAGCGCGTCGCTGAAGTAATCGCCGCAGCCTTCTCTACCTCCCTGTTCACAGCTTATTTACTACGCACCCCTGAATCCACATGGCCGACGGATAACATCCCCGCGGACATCGTCGGGGCTCATTTCAAAAAGTCTGTCACCAGCAGAGCAGAGCAAGGGGCGGAGCTGGTAGAGGCGGGGAATTTCGCAGCAGTTGCTGTATG GTTTCCACCAGGCAACCCCATTTCAACTGCAGGAGTCACAGATCCGCGGATCCTGGAGTATCGCGAAAAATTCGGCcaggtgaaggaggagcaTCTCCAAGGACGAGATTACTGGTATCTCAATCTGATCGGGAGACATCCCGAGCGTACCGAGCCTG GTGTTGTGCGGGCTCTGGTTGATCCGTATTTTAAGAAAGCTCGAGAGCAAGGTGTTCCCCTGTACCTTGAAGCAATCACTGAACATGCACGGGATGTCTATGAGCATATGGGATTTCGCACCATTGCTGAAGTTCCCTTAGGAGTTGGCAGGACCAACTCGAGGGGGGAATTAGACGAGAATGGAGAGGGGATTGTGCTATATGGGATGATGGCGGAATAG